The segment TCGAAGCCGGCAATCGCAGCACGGCACCCGCCTCGGCGGCGACCAGCGCACCGGCCGCCCAGTCCCACACGTGCACGTCATCCTCGAAATAGGCGTCCAACCGACCGGCCGCCACCATGCAGAGGTCCAGGGCACACGACCCGATCCGGCGGACATCGCGGACGTTGGGCAACAGCGCCGCCAGCACCGCAGCCTGCCGCCTGCGCTGCTCGGCGGCATAGGAGAAGCCGGTGCCCACCAGGGCCAGCGACAGGTCGCCGATGGTGTTGCACCGCAAGGTGGTCGATACGCCGTCGCGGGTCACGGTCGCACCGTGACCGGCCGCGGCCGAGAACAACTCGCCGGTCGGCACGTTGACCACCGCACCGGCCACCGACACACCGTCGATCTGCACGCCGACCGAGACCGCGTAGGCCTCGATCCCGTAGACGAAGTTCACCGTCCCGTCGATCGGGTCGATCACCCACACCGGTTCGCCGGTCGCGGCGACCGCCGAACCGCCTTCCTCCTCGCCGAGCACGCGATCGCCGGGCCGAAGGACGGCGAGCCGCTCCCGCAGCAGCCGCTCGGTCTCGGTGTCGACCACCGTCACCGGATCGGTCGGCGTGCTCTTGGTGTGCACCGAGCCGGACGGGGCCGCCCCCACCGCGCCGAACACCTCGGCCCGCCTGGTCCTCACGAATGCCGCGGCCTGAACGGCCAATTGCTCCGCGACCGCACGCAGCGTCCGGGGATCGTTGTCATCGGGCATGGCTACATCGCACCACAACCCTTTATTGTGGTGGCGAATTGCCTTCTCCGCCGCCTGCTTAGGAGCGTGCCAGTGACCGATTCGACCAACACCGGGTTCGGCGTCGACGTCGGCGGTAGCGGTATCAAGGGCGGCCTGGTCGACCTGGACACCGGTGCCCTGGTGGGCGAACGGTTCAAGTTGGCCACCCCGCAACCGTCCACCCCGAGTGCGGTGGCCACCGCGGTGGCCACAGTGGTCCGTGAGTTCGGCTGGACGGGCAAACTCGGCGTGACCTATCCGGGTGTGGTGACCAACGGCATCGTGCGGACCGCCGCCAATGTCGACAAGGGCTGGATCGGCACCAACGCGGCCGAGGTGATCGGCAAGGAACTCGGCGGGCAGCCGGTGACGGTGCTCAACGACGCCGACGCCGCCGGCCTGGCCGAGCAGCGCTACGGCGCCGGTAAGGACAACAGCGGGCTGATCGTGTTGCTGACATTCGGCACCGGTATCGGATCGGCCGTCATCTACAACGGTGTGCTGCTGCCCAACACCGAGTTCGGCCACCTGGAGGTGGGCGGCAAGGAGGCCGAGCACCGCGCCGCGTCATCGGTGAAGGAACGCAAGGAGTGGAACTACCAGCGCTGGACCGAGGAGGTCACCAAAGTGCTGGTGGCGATCGAGAACGCGATCTGGCCCGACCTGTTCATCGCCGGCGGCGGCATCAGCCGCAAGGCCGACCGCTGGATCCCGATGCTCAAGAATCGCACCCCGGTGGTGCCGGCGGCCCTGCTCAACAGCGCCGGGATCGTCGGTGCCGCGATGGCCGCCCACGATATCCACCTCACACCCGCCACGGCGTGAACACGACGCGCGCCGCAAGTCAAATTTGCCGCTCGGCGCGGTACACACCCACACTGTCGTTACAATGGTCGATGGCGGCCGCCTACCGAGATAGCGGCGGATATCCGAGCAGAGATCAAACGCCAATATTCGAGACAGCCGACGACTTTCGGTGACGCCTGCGCGCGTCATCGGATCCGCAAGACCGAGAGGGTGTACGTGGCAGCGACTAAGACCAGCCCGGCAACCGATGAGCTGGTAACGCCCACCGCAACCAAGACGCCCGCGAAGAAGGCGCCCGCCAAGGCTGCAGCAAAGGCTCCGGCCGCCAAGGCGCCGGCCAAGCGGGCGGCGAAGAAGGCGCCCGCCAAGAAGGCAGCGGGCACGCGCGCCAAGAAGGACGAGTCCGCCGAGGGTGTGACCGACGGCGAGGATCTCGACACCACCGACGATCTCGAAGTCGAACCCGATGACGTCCTCGACGTCGAGGACGTGGAGATCGACGACCTGGAGACCGAGGACGTCGAGGACACCGAGGAGGCCGAGGCCGACGGCGAGGACGCCGAAGTCGCCGGTGAAGCCAAGGCCAAACCCGCCAAGGGCGACGACGAGATCGCCGAACCGTCCGAGAAGGACAAGGCCTCCGGTGACTTCGTCTGGGACGAAGAGGAATCCGAGGCGCTGCGCCAAGCCCGCAAGGATGCCGAGCTCACCGCCTCCGCGGACTCGGTGCGTGCCTACCTGAAGCAGATCGGCAAGGTCGCGCTGCTCAACGCCGAAGAGGAAGTCGAGCTCGCCAAGCGCATCGAGGCCGGGTTGTACGCGACCCAGCTGATGACCGAGCTGACCGAGAAGGGCGAGAAGCTGCCCGCCGCCCAGCGCCGCGACATGCAGTGGATCTGCCGCGACGGCGACCGGGCCAAGAACCACCTGCTGGAAGCCAACCTCCGTCTGGTCGTGTCGCTGGCCAAGCGCTACACCGGCCGCGGCATGGCCTTCCTGGACCTCATCCAGGAAGGCAACCTCGGTCTGATCCGCGCGGTGGAGAAGTTCGACTACACCAAGGGCTACAAGTTCTCCACCTACGCCACCTGGTGGATCCGCCAGGCCATCACCCGCGCGATGGCCGACCAGGCCCGCACCATCCGTATTCCGGTCCACATGGTCGAGGTCATCAACAAACTCGGCCGCATCCAGCGCGAGCTGCTGCAGGATCTGGGCCGCGAGCCCACTCCCGAAGAGCTGGCCAAGGAAATGGACATCACGCCGGAGAAGGTGCTGGAGATCCAGCAGTACGCGCGTGAGCCCATCTCGCTGGACCAGACCATCGGCGACGAGGGCGACAGCCAGCTCGGCGATTTCATCGAGGACTCCGAAGCCGTGGTGGCCGTGGACGCGGTGTCCTTCACCCTGCTGCAGGATCAGCTGCAGTCGGTACTGGAGACGCTGTCCGAGCGCGAGGCCGGCGTGGTCCGGCTGCGCTTCGGTCTGACCGACGGGCAGCCCCGCACGCTCGACGAGATCGGACAGGTCTACGGCGTCACGCGTGAGCGCATCCGCCAGATCGAGTCCAAGACCATGAGCAAGTTGCGCCACCCCAGCCGCTCGCAGGTGCTGCGCGACTACCTGGATTAGCGCTTGACGCGGCGCTCGCGCGTTTTGTAGCTCATCGGCCACGACTCGCGGGATTCGTCGCCGGTCAGCGGCACACCGATGCTGCCCAGCTTGACGTCGTAGGCCTCCAGGTCCGGGCCGGCCTCGCGCTCGGCCCGTTCCCGGGCCAGGTAGTACAGCTGGTCGATCTCCAGTTCCTTGAACGCGACAAAGGTGGACTTGCGCACCGCGTGCGGGCTGGTGGCCTCGGCGACCATCCGTTCGGTCAGCACCCGGCCACCCAGCACCGCCGCACCCAGCAGCGCGAACGGCAGCACCCAATAGCAGATGAACGACAGCGGGGTCTTGGTGTCCAGGACCGTCGCGCTGCCCTGCACGATCGGCGGGATCGCCGAGGAGATCGTCATCGCGGCGAACGCCGCGACCCAGATCCAGGTGATCCGGGTGGTGATAGCACCGAACAGCTCGCTCTTGATCACCTCGGGTGACTGATCGACCTCGGCGAACTCGCGCACGAACGGCCTGCCGACCAGCACGCCGATCAGCGCCACCAGCAGGATGCCCAGGCTGCTCAGCGGCTGGATCCAACGCTCCATGAAGGCCTGGCTGGCGGTGAAGGTGAGCACGGTCAGCACTGCGAAGGTGGCCATGGCGCCGATCTCCAGGGTCCGCCCCGCGGCGCCGCGGGCCCGCCCGATCGCGTAGGAGGCCACCGCGACCGCCAGTGCCACCAGCACCGCCGCGGTGAACGGTACGTTGCCGACCAGAATCCAGTAGACGATCCACGGCGCGAAGCCGGACAGTATTGCCACGGTGAGTCAGTTTACAAAGCTAGCGCCATTTGTTAATCAGCGAATCACCACGGCACTGGGTTCCCTTGGTGAGCCCAGCATCTCACGATGCGACGGCGGCCGGCGTCCCCCCTCGTCGGTGATCCCGTACCGCAGCCCCAGTTCGGCGCCGATCAGGCTGTGCCCGCTCAGCGCGGTGAGCTCCGGGTCGGCGAACAACGCGTCGATCAGGTGCCCGGTGAACTCCGGGGTCTCGGCGTGCTCGGCCGT is part of the Mycobacterium adipatum genome and harbors:
- a CDS encoding RNA polymerase sigma factor, whose protein sequence is MAATKTSPATDELVTPTATKTPAKKAPAKAAAKAPAAKAPAKRAAKKAPAKKAAGTRAKKDESAEGVTDGEDLDTTDDLEVEPDDVLDVEDVEIDDLETEDVEDTEEAEADGEDAEVAGEAKAKPAKGDDEIAEPSEKDKASGDFVWDEEESEALRQARKDAELTASADSVRAYLKQIGKVALLNAEEEVELAKRIEAGLYATQLMTELTEKGEKLPAAQRRDMQWICRDGDRAKNHLLEANLRLVVSLAKRYTGRGMAFLDLIQEGNLGLIRAVEKFDYTKGYKFSTYATWWIRQAITRAMADQARTIRIPVHMVEVINKLGRIQRELLQDLGREPTPEELAKEMDITPEKVLEIQQYAREPISLDQTIGDEGDSQLGDFIEDSEAVVAVDAVSFTLLQDQLQSVLETLSEREAGVVRLRFGLTDGQPRTLDEIGQVYGVTRERIRQIESKTMSKLRHPSRSQVLRDYLD
- a CDS encoding inositol monophosphatase family protein; this encodes MPDDNDPRTLRAVAEQLAVQAAAFVRTRRAEVFGAVGAAPSGSVHTKSTPTDPVTVVDTETERLLRERLAVLRPGDRVLGEEEGGSAVAATGEPVWVIDPIDGTVNFVYGIEAYAVSVGVQIDGVSVAGAVVNVPTGELFSAAAGHGATVTRDGVSTTLRCNTIGDLSLALVGTGFSYAAEQRRRQAAVLAALLPNVRDVRRIGSCALDLCMVAAGRLDAYFEDDVHVWDWAAGALVAAEAGAVLRLPASTSDAPDMLVAAAPGVAAALDEALARFG
- the ppgK gene encoding polyphosphate--glucose phosphotransferase, which produces MTDSTNTGFGVDVGGSGIKGGLVDLDTGALVGERFKLATPQPSTPSAVATAVATVVREFGWTGKLGVTYPGVVTNGIVRTAANVDKGWIGTNAAEVIGKELGGQPVTVLNDADAAGLAEQRYGAGKDNSGLIVLLTFGTGIGSAVIYNGVLLPNTEFGHLEVGGKEAEHRAASSVKERKEWNYQRWTEEVTKVLVAIENAIWPDLFIAGGGISRKADRWIPMLKNRTPVVPAALLNSAGIVGAAMAAHDIHLTPATA